In Myxococcus stipitatus, the following are encoded in one genomic region:
- a CDS encoding DUF3943 domain-containing protein gives MLRWSGPLLMLFVLATSPASADDPPPAPPVEDAPPAPTQEDGGTPPADAPDAEKRALPADSADAAEERGPPTDSAGDEERGPAADSADAAEERGPPADSADTAKEKGLPADAPVVQSETPTRHPWLALAEVTAINVVVWGYDITIGDKEWAHVNLHTWKKNLETGFVWDGDGFSTNQFAHPYHGSLYYTAARDNGIPYAGAFAYSLLGSAQWELFAENEPPSFNDLINTSLGGTVMGEVLYRLSSFVLDTETYGRERAVREVAAGLLSPIRGINRLLRGDTFRIEPTPAEWKRHDVTAWATTGYLTLGDGELLKGGKDQFFAQISLRYGDAYRDTIRRPFDAFEGHIQFTTRESSLISHARLTGLLAVSTLVSTPKDELRVGLFQQLNYVDTLAYEVGGQGFDVGMMYLRQFSPTARLKTYFALEAGLLSGVSSEHAGKSDRDYDYGSGVGAQLRASYAFDDWDILTLEGSSTHIAVLDGSGGSHQIHTGQLTVDVPVRGRFGLGTEVNYFQRNSRFVGFPSIRKSTYELRFFISLH, from the coding sequence GTGCTCCGCTGGAGCGGCCCCCTGCTGATGCTGTTCGTCCTGGCCACGTCACCGGCCAGCGCGGACGACCCGCCTCCCGCCCCTCCTGTCGAGGACGCCCCGCCCGCCCCCACGCAGGAAGACGGCGGGACACCACCGGCTGACGCACCTGATGCGGAGAAGCGAGCGCTACCGGCCGACTCGGCTGACGCGGCGGAGGAGCGGGGCCCACCCACCGACTCCGCTGGCGACGAAGAGCGGGGCCCAGCCGCCGACTCAGCTGACGCGGCGGAGGAGCGAGGCCCACCCGCCGACTCCGCTGACACGGCGAAGGAGAAAGGCCTGCCCGCCGACGCGCCCGTGGTGCAGAGCGAGACACCCACGCGCCATCCGTGGCTCGCGTTGGCGGAGGTCACCGCCATCAACGTGGTGGTGTGGGGCTACGACATCACCATCGGCGACAAGGAGTGGGCCCACGTCAACCTGCACACCTGGAAGAAGAACCTGGAGACAGGCTTCGTCTGGGACGGCGACGGCTTCTCCACCAACCAGTTCGCGCACCCCTACCACGGCAGCCTCTACTACACCGCCGCGCGCGACAACGGCATCCCCTACGCCGGTGCCTTCGCCTACTCACTCCTCGGCAGCGCCCAGTGGGAGCTCTTCGCGGAGAACGAGCCGCCCTCCTTCAATGACCTCATCAACACGTCACTGGGCGGCACCGTCATGGGCGAGGTGCTCTACCGGCTGTCCTCCTTCGTCCTCGACACGGAGACCTACGGAAGAGAACGCGCCGTGCGCGAAGTGGCCGCGGGCCTGCTCAGCCCCATCCGCGGCATCAACCGACTCCTGCGCGGCGACACCTTCCGCATCGAGCCTACTCCCGCCGAATGGAAGCGGCACGACGTCACGGCCTGGGCCACCACCGGCTACCTCACCCTGGGAGATGGCGAGCTCTTGAAGGGCGGCAAGGACCAGTTCTTCGCGCAGATATCCCTGCGCTATGGCGACGCGTACCGGGACACCATCCGCCGCCCGTTCGACGCCTTCGAGGGCCACATCCAGTTCACCACCCGAGAGAGCAGCCTCATCAGCCACGCGAGGCTGACGGGCCTGCTCGCGGTGAGCACGCTGGTCAGCACGCCGAAGGACGAGCTGCGCGTGGGACTCTTCCAGCAGCTCAACTACGTGGACACGCTCGCATACGAAGTCGGCGGCCAGGGGTTCGACGTGGGGATGATGTACCTGCGCCAGTTCTCCCCCACGGCCCGCTTGAAGACCTACTTCGCCCTGGAGGCCGGCCTCCTCTCCGGCGTCTCGTCCGAGCACGCCGGCAAGAGCGACCGCGACTACGACTACGGCTCCGGCGTGGGCGCGCAGCTCCGCGCCAGCTACGCGTTCGACGACTGGGACATCCTCACGCTCGAGGGCAGCTCGACCCACATCGCAGTGCTGGACGGCTCGGGAGGCTCGCACCAGATACACACCGGGCAGCTCACGGTGGATGTCCCCGTGCGCGGCCGGTTCGGCCTGGGCACCGAGGTGAACTACTTCCAGCGCAACAGCCGCTTCGTGGGCTTCCCCAGTATCCGCAAGAGCACCTACGAGCTGCGCTTCTTCATCTCCCTGCACTGA
- a CDS encoding LLM class flavin-dependent oxidoreductase — translation MRLDIFTEMQHPRERWTQPEPTQQLIRETLEQARLADEMGYGVWWQVEHHAAGEFSHSSAPEVMLTAIAMGAKRMHVGHAAALAPARFNHPIRLAERAAFIDHLSQGRFQLGMARSTIPEWRVFNIDPDTTRAQMQQAFQTIPKMWTQEKFSWDAPDFRVKDVNIVPKPYRKPHPPLWQACSNPASFEQAGRNGVGALGVTLWASREQVAEMIHIYREAIQKRCEPVGEFVNDQVAFFTFVHCARSEREAMENGAARAAAWYTNGSFTFFEAKDLFIKTAAELEALAKDPAGGGLTGQYLRGKDPNAPQSRAQRLLGRIMSGEAVPDEEVWEVLSEQDSLIVGTQDQVRQGLKRYESLGIDALMSFHQVGALSHESVLQSIRLTGELIPEFKSPAPP, via the coding sequence GTGCGACTCGATATCTTCACGGAGATGCAACATCCGCGGGAGCGGTGGACCCAGCCAGAGCCCACGCAGCAGCTCATCCGCGAGACGTTGGAGCAGGCGCGGCTGGCGGATGAGATGGGTTACGGCGTGTGGTGGCAGGTGGAGCACCACGCGGCGGGGGAGTTCAGCCACAGCTCCGCGCCAGAGGTCATGCTCACCGCCATCGCGATGGGTGCGAAGCGGATGCACGTGGGCCATGCCGCCGCGCTCGCTCCCGCGCGCTTCAATCATCCCATCCGTCTGGCGGAGCGCGCCGCGTTCATCGACCACCTGAGCCAGGGCCGGTTCCAACTGGGCATGGCGCGCAGCACCATCCCGGAGTGGCGCGTCTTCAACATCGACCCGGACACCACCCGCGCGCAGATGCAGCAAGCCTTCCAGACGATTCCCAAGATGTGGACGCAGGAGAAGTTCTCCTGGGACGCGCCGGACTTCCGCGTCAAGGACGTCAACATCGTCCCCAAGCCCTACCGCAAACCGCATCCGCCGCTGTGGCAGGCGTGCTCCAACCCCGCGTCCTTCGAGCAGGCCGGACGCAACGGCGTGGGCGCGCTGGGCGTGACGCTGTGGGCCTCTCGTGAGCAGGTGGCGGAGATGATTCACATCTACCGCGAGGCCATTCAAAAGCGCTGCGAGCCGGTGGGTGAGTTCGTCAACGACCAGGTGGCCTTCTTCACCTTCGTGCACTGCGCGCGCTCGGAGCGCGAGGCCATGGAGAACGGCGCGGCCCGGGCCGCGGCCTGGTACACGAATGGTTCCTTCACCTTCTTCGAGGCCAAGGACCTCTTCATCAAGACGGCCGCGGAACTGGAGGCGCTGGCCAAGGACCCCGCTGGAGGCGGACTGACGGGCCAGTACCTGCGCGGCAAGGACCCCAACGCGCCCCAGTCCCGCGCACAGCGCCTCCTGGGGCGAATCATGTCAGGCGAAGCCGTCCCCGACGAAGAGGTCTGGGAGGTCTTGAGCGAACAGGACTCGCTCATCGTGGGCACGCAGGACCAGGTGCGCCAGGGGCTCAAACGTTACGAGTCACTGGGCATCGACGCGCTGATGTCCTTCCACCAGGTGGGCGCGCTCTCCCACGAGTCCGTCCTCCAGAGCATCCGCCTCACCGGAGAGCTCATCCCCGAGTTCAAGTCGCCTGCCCCTCCCTGA
- a CDS encoding HAD family hydrolase: MSRADSRGILFDLDGTLVDSLPDIIDSFLHAFPVQGFASPTYEQVRELIGYPLDVMYARFAPEHGVPALCATYREHYSRNFINRSRPYPGVKEALGTLRARGYLLAVATTKKSEFARRFVDAMGLNDVLHHVQGTDDFPHKPAPDVLHRALAALGTQGLWMVGDTTLDLRAGRAAGLRTYGVTWGTHPVEALADESPDELQPDLRRLLEHLPPLS; encoded by the coding sequence ATGAGCCGCGCTGACTCCCGTGGAATCCTCTTCGACCTTGACGGCACGCTGGTCGACTCGCTGCCCGACATCATCGACAGCTTCCTGCACGCCTTCCCGGTGCAGGGCTTTGCATCCCCCACCTACGAGCAGGTGCGGGAGCTCATCGGCTATCCGCTGGATGTGATGTACGCGCGCTTCGCTCCCGAGCACGGCGTGCCCGCACTGTGCGCCACCTACCGGGAGCACTACTCCCGCAACTTCATCAATCGCTCACGCCCCTATCCCGGCGTGAAGGAGGCCCTGGGCACGCTGCGGGCGCGCGGCTACCTGTTGGCTGTCGCCACCACCAAGAAGAGCGAGTTCGCCCGCCGCTTCGTGGACGCGATGGGCCTGAACGACGTGCTGCACCATGTCCAGGGCACGGATGACTTCCCGCACAAGCCCGCGCCGGATGTGCTCCACAGGGCGCTCGCCGCGCTGGGCACCCAGGGCCTGTGGATGGTGGGGGACACCACGCTGGATTTGCGTGCGGGGCGCGCGGCGGGCCTCCGCACCTACGGTGTCACCTGGGGCACTCACCCCGTGGAGGCCCTGGCGGACGAATCCCCCGACGAGCTCCAACCCGACTTGCGGAGATTGCTGGAGCACCTTCCTCCCCTGTCCTGA
- a CDS encoding Rieske 2Fe-2S domain-containing protein, which translates to MEQLPDVLRHFHPVLPVQSLGRKPVRVEVAGRAYVLFRDAQGRPAALADQCPHRFAPLSKGRVVSDGRLQCPYHGWRFDSEGRGFNPSQPDLRHCDVRSFQVAEHRGYLWLAHRETPLTALPELPLSDGYVFGGSFSTVFEAPLHVAIDNFSEDEHTPYIHTRLGWDDPHAHQVDFEARNLEDRAEVVYQAPQRPAALMMLLGVRNGDVFRNAWTFRFDPVHAEYTVSWVSPGGETRPFVTRANIFFVPETPTRTRLHVFSFLRCVHPLMKPLLPMAAKAARLLTSWEVRDDARFIPVVAGTPYSHKGMRLDRYDKPLVHQRRLLERIYFGQLTAAKEDLAPAEPVREAVG; encoded by the coding sequence ATGGAGCAACTGCCCGACGTCCTCCGTCATTTTCATCCCGTGCTTCCAGTGCAGTCGCTGGGGCGCAAACCGGTGAGGGTCGAGGTGGCGGGCAGGGCGTATGTGCTGTTCCGGGACGCGCAAGGGCGTCCCGCGGCGCTGGCGGACCAATGCCCTCACCGCTTCGCGCCGCTGTCCAAGGGCCGCGTCGTCTCCGACGGCCGGCTCCAGTGCCCGTACCATGGCTGGCGTTTCGACTCGGAGGGGCGGGGCTTCAATCCCAGCCAACCGGACCTGCGTCACTGCGACGTGCGCAGCTTCCAGGTGGCAGAGCACCGCGGCTATCTGTGGCTGGCCCACCGGGAGACGCCGCTGACGGCGCTGCCGGAGCTGCCACTGAGTGACGGGTATGTCTTTGGCGGCAGCTTCTCGACGGTGTTCGAGGCGCCGCTGCACGTGGCCATCGACAACTTCAGCGAGGACGAGCACACGCCCTACATCCACACGCGGCTGGGCTGGGACGACCCTCATGCGCACCAGGTGGACTTCGAGGCGCGCAACCTGGAGGACCGCGCGGAGGTCGTCTACCAGGCGCCGCAGCGGCCCGCGGCCTTGATGATGCTGCTGGGCGTGCGCAACGGAGACGTGTTCCGCAACGCGTGGACCTTCCGCTTCGACCCGGTGCACGCCGAGTACACGGTGAGCTGGGTGTCACCCGGCGGAGAGACGCGCCCGTTCGTCACCCGCGCCAACATCTTCTTCGTGCCGGAGACGCCCACCCGGACGCGCCTGCATGTGTTCTCCTTCCTGCGCTGCGTGCACCCGCTGATGAAGCCCCTGCTGCCGATGGCGGCGAAGGCGGCGCGGCTGCTCACCTCGTGGGAGGTGCGCGACGACGCGCGCTTCATCCCCGTCGTCGCGGGCACGCCCTACAGCCACAAGGGCATGCGCCTGGACCGGTACGACAAGCCGCTGGTCCATCAACGCCGGCTGCTGGAGCGCATCTACTTCGGTCAACTCACGGCGGCGAAGGAGGACCTCGCGCCCGCGGAGCCGGTGCGCGAAGCGGTAGGCTGA
- a CDS encoding RNA polymerase sigma factor has translation MSLDARVVEILVAERRRFLAFLAPRVGSPEEAEEVLQLALVKGLEKGEGLRDEESAVAWFYRLLRNILVDRHRRARRESRVLAAEDAEAPRSTEDTDALESSVCACVAELTDTLKPEYSAAIRRVDLEGTPVSVFAREEGLTANNAAVRLHRARQALGKRLIELCGTCCTHGCVDCVCGEPGHPRAPPQG, from the coding sequence ATGAGCCTGGATGCACGCGTCGTGGAGATTCTGGTGGCCGAGCGCAGACGCTTCCTCGCGTTCCTGGCCCCGCGCGTGGGCAGCCCCGAGGAGGCGGAGGAAGTCCTCCAACTCGCCCTGGTGAAGGGCCTGGAGAAGGGCGAGGGCCTGCGGGATGAAGAGAGCGCGGTGGCCTGGTTCTACCGCCTCCTGCGCAACATCCTGGTGGACCGCCACCGCCGTGCCCGGCGCGAGTCGCGCGTCCTGGCCGCGGAGGACGCCGAGGCCCCTCGCTCCACCGAGGACACCGACGCGCTGGAGTCGTCGGTGTGCGCGTGTGTGGCGGAGCTGACGGACACCCTCAAACCGGAGTACTCGGCCGCCATCCGCCGCGTGGACCTGGAGGGAACTCCCGTCTCCGTCTTCGCGCGCGAGGAGGGGCTCACCGCCAACAACGCCGCCGTCCGACTGCACCGCGCCCGGCAGGCGCTGGGCAAGCGGCTCATCGAGCTGTGTGGCACGTGCTGCACGCACGGCTGCGTGGACTGCGTCTGCGGGGAGCCAGGGCATCCGCGCGCGCCGCCCCAGGGCTGA
- a CDS encoding TolC family protein has translation MSSLLALTLAASLAAAPPPVLTLQDALTQARKENLDLKAAQARLRQADTASRKAWSGYLPTITVGGAIIRNSNAAVIPPGPLGPEPVVIQPLIQRTFQAEARQAIIAPQLWAGIQAAYKSERVAELTVEQARREILFGVAQAYYGAAAQAQAVTVQERLVDLNGARAKDTKVRFDAGTVTRVALLRAEQDLSRAEQDLIRARNALASAKLVLATLLNVDSGDFEVAPPPEPQVPVQTETEVLVQRSLEQRADVAAARETTELARINKRGVWFSYLPTLGVTATYRLANAAGFQGSNDIWLITFGANWTIWDGGLREANLTEASAKIVEAQANSRKAELTAKEEVQRSQLDLQSALANRLKAEQTVELARESQRLTDVSFKAGVATYLEVADANTALTNAEIGLVAERLQASVAALRLLRSVGAFEARPLDSDLKKEDVTPPTVQPLPGATEEKPLQPATQEQPAQPEQQPAPQQ, from the coding sequence ATGAGTTCACTTCTGGCGTTGACCCTGGCGGCCAGCCTGGCCGCGGCACCGCCCCCCGTGCTGACCCTGCAGGACGCACTCACCCAGGCGCGCAAGGAGAACCTGGACCTGAAGGCGGCCCAGGCCCGGCTGCGGCAGGCAGACACCGCGTCCCGCAAGGCGTGGTCTGGCTACCTGCCCACCATCACCGTGGGCGGCGCCATCATCCGCAACTCCAACGCGGCCGTGATTCCCCCGGGTCCGCTCGGTCCCGAGCCCGTCGTCATCCAGCCGCTCATCCAGCGCACGTTCCAGGCGGAGGCGCGCCAGGCCATCATCGCCCCCCAGCTGTGGGCGGGCATCCAGGCCGCGTACAAGAGCGAGCGCGTGGCGGAGCTCACGGTGGAGCAGGCGCGCCGTGAAATCCTCTTCGGCGTGGCGCAGGCGTACTACGGCGCCGCGGCGCAGGCCCAGGCCGTGACGGTGCAGGAGCGGCTGGTGGACCTCAACGGCGCTCGCGCCAAGGACACCAAGGTGCGCTTCGACGCGGGCACCGTGACGCGGGTGGCGCTCTTGCGCGCGGAGCAGGACCTGTCCCGCGCGGAGCAGGACCTCATCCGCGCCCGCAACGCGCTGGCGTCCGCCAAGTTGGTGCTGGCCACGCTGCTGAACGTGGACAGCGGCGACTTCGAGGTCGCCCCGCCGCCGGAGCCGCAGGTCCCCGTGCAGACGGAGACCGAGGTGCTGGTGCAGCGCTCGCTGGAGCAGCGCGCGGACGTGGCCGCCGCCCGTGAGACCACGGAGCTGGCGCGCATCAACAAGCGCGGCGTGTGGTTCAGCTACCTGCCCACCCTGGGTGTCACCGCCACCTACCGCCTGGCCAACGCGGCGGGCTTCCAGGGCAGCAACGACATCTGGCTCATCACCTTCGGCGCGAACTGGACGATTTGGGACGGCGGTCTGCGCGAGGCCAACCTCACGGAGGCCTCCGCGAAAATCGTCGAGGCCCAGGCCAACTCCCGCAAGGCGGAGCTGACGGCGAAAGAGGAAGTGCAGCGCTCGCAGTTGGACCTGCAGAGCGCGCTGGCCAACCGCCTCAAGGCGGAGCAGACGGTGGAGCTGGCGCGTGAGTCCCAGCGCCTCACCGACGTCTCCTTCAAGGCCGGCGTGGCCACGTACCTGGAGGTCGCGGACGCGAACACGGCGCTGACCAACGCGGAGATCGGCTTGGTGGCCGAGCGTCTCCAGGCCTCCGTGGCCGCGCTGCGCCTGCTGCGTTCGGTGGGTGCGTTCGAGGCCCGTCCGCTCGACTCCGACCTGAAGAAGGAGGACGTGACGCCTCCGACGGTGCAGCCGCTGCCGGGCGCCACGGAGGAGAAGCCCCTGCAGCCCGCGACGCAGGAGCAGCCGGCCCAGCCGGAGCAGCAGCCCGCGCCGCAGCAGTAA
- a CDS encoding MarR family transcriptional regulator: MSSSSENLGRRGKSPHSGLDAQEPEALSKQAWALLFELMSAHMRNFPALAAEFELSPVQAHVVRQLGEAPLAMSTLANYLSCDASNVTGLVDRLEARGLVERRSSEQDRRVKMLVLTEAGAALRERLMARMAEPPELIAALSDEDLRALRDIMRRALCPQ; the protein is encoded by the coding sequence ATGAGCTCGAGCAGCGAGAATCTGGGGCGACGGGGAAAGTCACCGCACTCCGGGCTGGACGCCCAGGAACCCGAGGCCTTGTCCAAACAGGCCTGGGCGCTCTTGTTCGAGCTGATGAGCGCGCACATGCGCAACTTCCCCGCGCTGGCGGCGGAGTTCGAGCTGTCCCCGGTGCAGGCGCACGTGGTGCGCCAGTTGGGGGAGGCCCCGCTGGCGATGAGTACGTTGGCCAACTATCTGTCCTGCGACGCGTCCAACGTGACGGGCCTGGTGGACCGGCTGGAGGCGCGAGGACTGGTGGAGCGGCGCAGCAGCGAGCAGGATCGGCGAGTGAAGATGCTGGTGCTCACGGAGGCGGGCGCTGCGCTGCGCGAGCGGCTCATGGCGCGCATGGCGGAGCCCCCGGAGCTCATCGCCGCGCTGTCGGATGAGGACCTGCGCGCGCTGCGCGACATCATGCGCCGCGCGCTGTGCCCGCAGTGA
- a CDS encoding TonB family protein: MSQAVLDDNSVLPRRERSLRVVVIFTLVSLALHGAGFWWLNRVAERPRPVVQRPVELVMVEVAKPPPPPPPPEEKKEEPKPPPPKPKAVKPPPVKVAEAPKPQPPPPEQAPPPPNEPPPPTPQAKPPPLVVGMTMSSTTSAGSFAAPVGNTTYGRVDGTAKDPKDVKAYSAPKYTPIYQVDSEPTVASEVKIPYPEEARRAGIEGTVTLSITIDNEGRVVAAKVLSGPGYGLNEAARDAIKRFRFKPAIKGGEPVSTEMKYSYTFLLD, encoded by the coding sequence ATGAGTCAGGCGGTCCTCGACGACAACTCCGTGCTGCCTCGCCGGGAGCGCTCCCTGCGGGTGGTGGTCATCTTCACGCTCGTGTCGCTCGCGCTGCACGGCGCGGGCTTCTGGTGGCTCAACCGCGTCGCCGAGCGCCCGCGCCCCGTGGTGCAGCGCCCCGTCGAGCTGGTCATGGTGGAGGTGGCGAAGCCGCCCCCGCCGCCGCCTCCTCCCGAGGAGAAGAAGGAGGAGCCCAAGCCGCCTCCGCCCAAGCCCAAGGCGGTGAAGCCCCCGCCCGTGAAGGTGGCCGAGGCCCCCAAGCCCCAGCCGCCTCCGCCCGAGCAGGCGCCGCCTCCGCCCAACGAGCCGCCTCCGCCCACGCCCCAGGCCAAGCCTCCGCCGCTCGTGGTGGGCATGACGATGTCCTCCACCACCAGCGCCGGCTCTTTCGCCGCGCCCGTGGGCAACACCACCTACGGCCGGGTGGACGGCACCGCGAAGGACCCCAAGGACGTGAAGGCGTACTCCGCGCCCAAGTACACGCCCATCTACCAGGTGGATTCGGAGCCCACCGTGGCCTCCGAGGTGAAGATTCCCTACCCGGAAGAGGCCCGGCGCGCGGGCATCGAGGGCACGGTGACGCTGTCCATCACCATCGACAATGAAGGCCGCGTGGTCGCCGCCAAGGTGCTCTCCGGCCCCGGCTACGGACTCAACGAAGCGGCGCGCGACGCCATCAAGCGCTTCCGCTTCAAGCCCGCCATCAAGGGCGGCGAGCCCGTCTCCACGGAGATGAAGTACTCGTACACGTTCCTGCTGGACTGA
- a CDS encoding biopolymer transporter ExbD, with amino-acid sequence MAGGAQDNEEEITGINVTPLVDIVLVLLIIFMVTANFIVRETVEVDLPRAANGGETVQGLVNVVLDKEGKLYFDGAQMTEAELTRKVAEAVAKDKDTRAIISADQSIAYGQVMRLIDTVKGQGIAKFALNIEKDVAPAAAPATP; translated from the coding sequence ATGGCCGGAGGCGCGCAGGACAACGAAGAGGAAATCACCGGCATCAACGTCACGCCGCTGGTGGACATCGTGCTGGTGCTGCTCATCATCTTCATGGTGACCGCCAACTTCATCGTCCGCGAGACGGTGGAGGTGGACCTGCCCCGCGCGGCCAACGGCGGCGAGACGGTGCAGGGGCTGGTCAACGTGGTGCTCGACAAGGAGGGCAAGCTCTACTTCGACGGCGCCCAGATGACGGAAGCGGAGCTGACGCGGAAGGTGGCCGAGGCCGTCGCCAAGGACAAGGACACCCGCGCCATCATCAGCGCCGACCAGAGCATCGCCTATGGACAGGTGATGCGGCTCATCGACACGGTGAAGGGCCAGGGCATCGCCAAGTTCGCGCTCAACATCGAGAAGGACGTGGCCCCCGCGGCCGCGCCCGCCACTCCCTGA
- a CDS encoding MotA/TolQ/ExbB proton channel family protein codes for MTLPILLAQTGQPELGWLSGKLLGVTLTSAEWVLWILVILSVLSIAIMLERTVYFARHRLPDSEALAVRLARGDFEAARKAVEGRTGMEAAVIREALASTAQGADTVEQVIASTMARERPQYERFLSFLGTLGNNAPFIGLFGTVLGIIKAFHDLGATNVKGAAIQQTVMAGISEALVATAVGLAVAIPAVVAFNIFNRQLKTLTSRANALGHALVGSLRAEGRTPDASTRAAEGR; via the coding sequence ATGACGCTCCCCATCCTCCTGGCCCAGACAGGGCAACCCGAGCTCGGCTGGCTCAGCGGCAAGCTGCTCGGCGTCACGCTCACCTCCGCCGAGTGGGTTCTCTGGATTCTCGTCATCCTGTCGGTGCTCTCCATCGCCATCATGCTGGAGCGCACGGTGTACTTCGCCCGTCACCGTCTCCCGGACTCGGAGGCGCTCGCGGTGCGGCTGGCCCGCGGTGACTTCGAGGCGGCGCGCAAGGCGGTGGAAGGCCGCACCGGCATGGAGGCCGCCGTCATCCGCGAGGCGCTCGCCTCCACCGCGCAAGGCGCGGACACCGTGGAGCAGGTGATTGCGTCCACCATGGCGCGCGAGCGTCCGCAGTACGAGCGCTTCCTGTCGTTCCTCGGCACGCTGGGCAACAACGCCCCGTTCATCGGCCTGTTCGGCACGGTGCTCGGCATCATCAAGGCGTTCCACGACTTGGGCGCCACCAACGTGAAGGGCGCGGCCATCCAGCAGACGGTGATGGCGGGCATCTCGGAGGCGCTCGTCGCCACCGCCGTGGGCCTGGCCGTCGCGATTCCCGCCGTCGTCGCCTTCAACATCTTCAACCGCCAGCTCAAGACGCTCACCAGCCGCGCCAACGCCCTGGGCCACGCCCTGGTCGGCAGCCTGCGCGCCGAGGGCCGCACGCCGGACGCGAGCACCCGCGCGGCGGAGGGCCGCTAG
- a CDS encoding PQQ-dependent sugar dehydrogenase, translating to MRSSQTLSTLACTLWLSFAATASAQDATQPTDSTEPPPTSEEATPTSLGSPFPPAFPGQTNGPVVTSRTRFQVTTIATGFNRPWAIAFLPDGRMLVTEKPTGKLYIVTQQGVKSPPVAGLPAVDGRDQGGLLDVEVGPDFATSRLIYWTYYEPRTGGNGLAVGRGRLIDGPQPRIDSLRIIFRMKPTLDSTMHAGGRMVFHPDGTLFVTLGERSILPGRVQARQLNSHFGKIVRINPDGTVPANNPFVNRTGARPEIYSLGHRNVLAAALDGQGRLWEVEMGPLGGDELNLVGAGKDYGWPTIGYGTEYSGAPIHQSGQGPGMEQPVYFWNPVISPSGMTIYSGNLFPEWKGHFFIGGLSSHALVRLVVVNDRVVGEERLKPAGNGRVREVVQGPEGALYLLTDEPNGRLLKMTPQGATP from the coding sequence ATGCGTTCGAGTCAGACTCTGTCGACCCTCGCCTGCACCCTCTGGTTGTCCTTCGCGGCGACGGCATCCGCCCAGGATGCCACGCAGCCCACCGACTCCACCGAGCCCCCCCCCACGAGCGAGGAGGCCACTCCCACCTCCCTCGGGTCTCCCTTTCCCCCCGCGTTCCCAGGACAGACGAATGGCCCCGTCGTCACCTCGCGCACGCGCTTCCAGGTCACCACCATCGCCACGGGCTTCAATCGCCCGTGGGCCATCGCCTTCCTGCCGGATGGACGCATGCTGGTGACGGAGAAGCCCACCGGGAAGCTCTACATCGTCACGCAGCAAGGCGTGAAGTCGCCGCCCGTCGCGGGCCTGCCCGCCGTGGATGGCAGGGACCAGGGCGGCCTGCTCGACGTCGAGGTGGGCCCCGACTTCGCCACCAGCCGCCTCATCTACTGGACCTATTACGAGCCGCGCACGGGCGGCAACGGACTCGCCGTCGGCCGAGGCCGGCTCATCGATGGCCCGCAGCCTCGCATCGACAGCCTGCGCATCATCTTCCGCATGAAGCCCACGCTCGACTCGACGATGCACGCGGGCGGCAGGATGGTGTTCCACCCGGACGGCACGCTGTTCGTCACGCTCGGCGAGCGCTCCATCCTCCCCGGCCGCGTCCAGGCCCGTCAGCTCAACAGCCACTTCGGCAAGATTGTCCGCATCAACCCCGACGGCACGGTGCCCGCGAACAACCCGTTCGTGAACCGCACGGGCGCGCGTCCGGAAATCTATTCGCTGGGCCACCGCAACGTCCTGGCCGCCGCGCTGGATGGCCAGGGCCGCCTGTGGGAAGTCGAGATGGGCCCGCTGGGCGGCGACGAGCTCAACCTCGTCGGCGCGGGCAAGGACTACGGCTGGCCCACCATCGGCTACGGCACCGAGTACTCCGGCGCCCCCATCCACCAGAGCGGACAGGGCCCGGGCATGGAGCAACCCGTCTACTTCTGGAACCCAGTGATTTCTCCGTCGGGGATGACCATCTACTCCGGCAACCTGTTCCCCGAATGGAAGGGCCACTTCTTCATCGGAGGCCTGTCCAGCCACGCGCTGGTGCGGCTGGTCGTGGTGAATGACCGCGTCGTCGGTGAAGAGCGCCTCAAGCCCGCGGGCAACGGCCGCGTCCGCGAGGTCGTCCAGGGCCCCGAGGGCGCCCTGTACCTCCTCACCGATGAACCCAACGGCCGTTTGCTCAAGATGACGCCCCAGGGCGCCACCCCGTAG